A stretch of the Marinobacter sp. JH2 genome encodes the following:
- a CDS encoding patatin-like phospholipase family protein, with product MTDATGLKPTPKIGLALGGGGPLGGIYEIGALRALDEALDGLDFNDLNVYVGVSSGSFVASHLANQVTTAQLCRIFVRNEAEVHPFHPDVFYRPAFREIGSRLLAVPRLLSTAVSRFINNPYDQSLLEALTILAQAAPAGLFDNEGLHDYLRRAFTMLGRTNDFRQLKRSLYIVAADVESSDAVCFGAPGFDHVPISKAVQASTSSPGLYVPVDIDSRYYVDGTLRKGLHASVAFEDGADLVFAINPQVPIDASAAVRAGSLKAGDLTHSGMPNLLSQTFRTMVYSRMQSGIAQYARDYPDKEILLFEPTRDDAKLFFSNVFSFQSRRMVCEHAYQMTRRDLLNRADELEPKLAQYGIKLRRDRLEDEQRTISTSLYGELLPLYVAKGRKKQAQKGRLASGLSNVTHLFSKAQ from the coding sequence ATGACAGACGCGACCGGACTCAAGCCCACGCCCAAAATAGGCCTCGCCCTTGGTGGCGGAGGGCCGTTAGGTGGTATTTACGAGATCGGCGCATTGCGGGCGCTCGACGAAGCGCTTGATGGCCTCGACTTTAATGATCTGAATGTCTACGTTGGCGTAAGCTCCGGCTCGTTTGTTGCGTCCCACTTGGCCAATCAGGTGACCACAGCGCAGTTGTGCCGAATTTTTGTGCGCAATGAGGCCGAGGTACACCCGTTCCATCCGGATGTGTTCTATCGCCCCGCGTTTCGCGAGATTGGCAGTCGCTTGTTAGCGGTGCCCCGGCTATTGAGCACGGCGGTTAGCCGTTTTATTAACAATCCCTACGACCAAAGCTTACTGGAAGCCCTGACCATTCTGGCTCAGGCCGCGCCCGCCGGGTTGTTTGATAACGAAGGGCTGCATGATTACCTGCGTCGCGCGTTTACCATGCTTGGCCGCACCAACGATTTCCGGCAACTCAAGCGCAGCTTGTATATTGTTGCAGCGGATGTAGAGAGTTCCGACGCGGTCTGCTTTGGCGCGCCCGGTTTTGACCACGTGCCGATTTCCAAAGCAGTACAGGCCAGCACGTCCTCGCCGGGGCTATATGTACCGGTGGATATTGATAGCCGCTATTATGTGGATGGCACGCTTCGGAAGGGGTTGCATGCGTCCGTCGCGTTTGAGGATGGAGCCGATCTGGTTTTTGCTATCAACCCGCAGGTGCCCATCGATGCCAGCGCTGCCGTTCGTGCAGGCTCCTTGAAGGCCGGTGATCTGACGCACTCCGGTATGCCGAATCTGTTGTCCCAAACCTTTCGGACGATGGTGTATTCACGCATGCAGTCGGGGATTGCCCAGTACGCTAGAGACTACCCGGATAAAGAAATTTTACTGTTCGAGCCCACGCGGGACGACGCCAAGCTGTTCTTCTCCAACGTATTCAGCTTTCAGAGCCGCCGAATGGTGTGTGAACATGCTTATCAGATGACGCGCCGCGATCTTCTGAATCGTGCGGATGAGCTGGAACCGAAGCTAGCGCAGTATGGCATCAAGCTACGCCGTGACCGGCTCGAAGACGAGCAGCGCACTATCAGCACCAGTTTGTACGGTGAGCTTTTACCGCTGTATGTGGCCAAAGGTCGGAAAAAGCAGGCGCAGAAAGGTCGCTTGGCAAGTGGACTGAGCAACGTAACGCATCTGTTTTCCAAGGCGCAGTGA
- the hslU gene encoding ATP-dependent protease ATPase subunit HslU, whose product MSAMTPREIVHELNKHIVGQQEAKRAVAIALRNRWRRMQLDSSLRDEITPKNILMIGPTGVGKTEIARRLAKLADAPFLKVEATKFTEVGYVGRDVESIIRDLSDMAVKMLREQEMKRHENQALDAAEDRILDALLPPARDFNEDAARDNDSASRQMFRKKLREGDLDDKEIDIDLSSSGAGVEIMAPPGMEEMTNQLQSMFSNMASDKRKTRKMKVADAMKRVKEEEAAKLVNEEEIKQKALLAVEQNGIVFLDEIDKVAKRSENTSSDVSREGVQRDLLPLIEGSTVSTKYGAVRTDHILFIASGAFHLSKPSDLIPELQGRLPIRVELQALTPDDFKRILTEPDASLVQQYEALMGTEGVTLNFAEDAIARIAEIACKVNETTENIGARRLHTVLERLLESLSFEAGDQVTDGFEVTADYVNEKLGVLAEDEDLSRFIL is encoded by the coding sequence ATGTCTGCAATGACTCCCCGTGAAATCGTTCACGAACTGAACAAACACATCGTGGGCCAGCAAGAGGCCAAGCGCGCCGTCGCCATCGCCTTGCGTAATCGTTGGCGCCGAATGCAGCTGGACAGCAGCCTGCGCGATGAAATTACACCGAAAAACATTTTAATGATCGGCCCCACCGGTGTCGGTAAAACCGAAATCGCCCGCCGCTTGGCGAAACTGGCCGATGCCCCCTTCCTGAAGGTTGAAGCCACGAAGTTTACCGAAGTGGGTTATGTGGGCCGCGATGTGGAATCCATTATCCGTGATCTGTCGGATATGGCCGTTAAGATGCTCCGTGAACAGGAGATGAAACGCCACGAGAATCAGGCCTTGGACGCGGCCGAAGATCGCATTCTGGATGCTCTGCTGCCGCCTGCGCGTGATTTCAACGAAGACGCCGCTCGGGATAACGATTCAGCCAGCCGCCAGATGTTCCGCAAGAAACTTCGCGAAGGCGATCTGGACGACAAGGAAATCGACATTGATCTGAGCAGCAGCGGTGCCGGCGTTGAAATTATGGCGCCACCGGGCATGGAAGAGATGACGAATCAGCTCCAGAGCATGTTCTCGAACATGGCCTCAGACAAGCGCAAAACCCGCAAGATGAAAGTGGCCGACGCCATGAAGCGGGTGAAGGAAGAAGAAGCCGCCAAGCTGGTGAACGAAGAAGAGATCAAGCAGAAGGCCCTGTTGGCCGTTGAGCAAAACGGCATCGTGTTCCTGGACGAGATCGACAAGGTGGCCAAGCGCTCTGAAAACACTTCGTCGGACGTATCCCGTGAAGGGGTTCAGCGTGACCTGCTCCCCCTGATTGAAGGCAGCACCGTGAGCACCAAATACGGCGCGGTTCGGACCGATCACATTCTGTTCATTGCCTCGGGTGCATTCCATCTATCCAAGCCTTCGGATTTGATCCCAGAGCTTCAGGGCCGCTTGCCGATCCGGGTTGAGTTGCAAGCGCTGACACCGGATGACTTTAAGCGGATTCTGACCGAACCGGATGCCTCCTTGGTACAACAGTACGAAGCGCTGATGGGCACGGAAGGTGTCACGTTAAACTTTGCAGAAGATGCCATTGCCCGCATTGCAGAGATTGCCTGCAAGGTGAATGAAACCACAGAGAACATCGGTGCCCGACGCCTGCACACGGTACTAGAGCGCTTGCTGGAAAGCTTGTCGTTCGAAGCCGGCGATCAGGTTACTGACGGTTTTGAGGTAACGGCTGACTACGTTAACGAAAAGCTGGGCGTACTTGCCGAAGACGAGGATTTGAGCCGGTTCATCTTGTAA
- a CDS encoding SPOR domain-containing protein: MARDYAKKDRPSGKGAAAPRKRNAQSGNKSATKPKRSAPSHSQQGGLSVKWILSLAAVGGFMGFIVYLNTLPTGQEVQQSSPSQAQQTQPQAPQKQPPAQTARKERDFRFYEMLPESEVVPPKVEEYTPGPAKQAYDYVVQSGSFRSKQDAERQRAQIAFQGLRAHVQHVVQDNGSQWYRVNVGPFTSRSQMSSAVDKLVGINIQPLVRKIPKKG; this comes from the coding sequence ATGGCCAGAGATTATGCCAAGAAAGACCGCCCTTCCGGCAAAGGTGCTGCTGCGCCCCGAAAGCGCAATGCCCAGTCAGGCAATAAGTCTGCGACCAAGCCGAAACGCAGTGCACCTTCGCACTCCCAACAGGGTGGCTTATCTGTGAAGTGGATTCTATCTCTGGCCGCTGTGGGCGGCTTTATGGGCTTCATTGTGTATTTGAACACCCTGCCTACGGGGCAGGAGGTTCAACAGTCGTCACCCTCACAGGCACAGCAAACACAACCTCAAGCGCCTCAGAAGCAGCCCCCGGCGCAAACCGCCCGCAAAGAGCGCGATTTCCGGTTCTACGAAATGCTGCCGGAATCCGAAGTGGTTCCGCCCAAGGTTGAAGAATACACCCCTGGCCCCGCCAAACAGGCCTACGACTATGTGGTTCAGTCTGGCTCGTTCCGCAGCAAGCAAGACGCCGAGCGCCAGCGCGCCCAGATCGCCTTTCAAGGCTTGCGCGCGCACGTTCAACACGTGGTTCAGGACAACGGCAGTCAGTGGTACCGCGTAAATGTGGGCCCCTTCACTTCTCGAAGCCAGATGAGCTCCGCTGTTGATAAGCTAGTGGGCATAAATATTCAACCTCTGGTTCGAAAGATTCCCAAGAAAGGTTGA
- the hslV gene encoding ATP-dependent protease subunit HslV, with translation MTTIVSVRRDDEVAMGGDGQVSLGNTVMKGNARKVRRLYNGQVIAGFAGGTADAFTLFERFEAQLEKHQGNLTRAAVELAKDWRSDRALRKLEALLAVADKTASLIITGNGDVIEPEQGLIAIGSGGPFAQASARALLENTDLSAHEIAEKALEIAGDICIYTNQNRTLEVLPIQD, from the coding sequence ATGACTACGATTGTTTCCGTCCGTCGTGACGACGAAGTCGCTATGGGAGGTGATGGCCAGGTTTCACTGGGCAACACCGTCATGAAAGGCAATGCCCGTAAAGTTCGCCGACTGTATAACGGCCAAGTCATTGCCGGGTTTGCTGGCGGCACTGCCGATGCTTTCACTCTTTTCGAGCGCTTCGAAGCCCAACTGGAAAAGCATCAAGGCAACCTGACCCGAGCGGCAGTGGAGCTCGCCAAAGACTGGCGATCCGATCGTGCGCTGCGCAAGCTGGAAGCCCTGCTGGCCGTGGCCGACAAAACCGCCTCGTTAATTATTACCGGTAATGGCGATGTAATTGAGCCCGAACAAGGCTTGATTGCCATTGGTTCCGGGGGCCCCTTTGCTCAGGCATCTGCCCGCGCGTTGCTTGAAAACACCGATCTGAGTGCACACGAAATTGCCGAGAAGGCTCTGGAAATTGCAGGAGACATCTGCATCTACACCAACCAGAACCGCACTCTCGAAGTGCTGCCCATACAAGACTGA
- a CDS encoding HAD family hydrolase, whose protein sequence is MTLAIFDLDNTLLAGDSDHAWGEFLVDEGLVDEEVYRQANDRFYQEYLNGELDVFEYQRFALQPLSTHSMEELESWRETFMAKKVQPMMLEKAATLLADHRAQGHTLMIITATNRFITEPIAELLGVDYLIATEPELVNGRFTGEVAGTPSFQDGKVVRLNDWLEAFDETLDGAWFYSDSHNDVPLLKLVQNPVAVDPDPTLEKLAIESGWPVMSLRD, encoded by the coding sequence TTGACGCTCGCAATTTTTGATTTAGATAATACCCTGCTGGCCGGCGACAGCGACCACGCGTGGGGCGAGTTTCTGGTGGATGAAGGTTTGGTGGACGAAGAAGTGTACCGCCAGGCAAACGACCGTTTCTATCAGGAATACCTGAATGGCGAGCTGGACGTTTTCGAATACCAGCGATTTGCTCTGCAACCGCTTTCCACTCACAGCATGGAAGAGTTGGAATCCTGGCGTGAAACGTTCATGGCAAAAAAAGTACAGCCCATGATGCTGGAAAAAGCCGCGACGTTGCTGGCTGATCACCGAGCGCAAGGCCATACGCTGATGATCATTACCGCCACCAATCGGTTTATTACCGAGCCGATTGCAGAGCTTTTAGGCGTTGATTACCTGATTGCGACTGAACCGGAGTTGGTGAACGGTCGGTTTACCGGCGAAGTGGCGGGAACACCGAGTTTTCAGGACGGTAAAGTGGTGCGCCTGAACGACTGGCTAGAAGCCTTCGATGAGACTTTGGATGGTGCCTGGTTTTACAGCGATTCACACAATGATGTGCCGCTGCTGAAATTGGTGCAGAACCCGGTGGCCGTAGACCCAGACCCAACACTGGAGAAACTGGCTATTGAGAGTGGCTGGCCGGTGATGTCGCTTCGGGACTGA
- the ptsP gene encoding phosphoenolpyruvate--protein phosphotransferase: MLGILRSIVQEVNSARDLNEALDIIVSRVQKAMGTEVCSVYLLDPASNRYILMATEGLYKDAVGNVSLAHSEGLVGLVGSREEPINLEDAPSHTRYRYFPETGEERFSSFLGVPIIHHRAVLGVLVVQQRENSRCFDEGEEAFLVTISAQLAGVIAHSEATGAISGLSLTGEEAHDVCFNGVPGAPGVAIGTGTVVYPSADLDVVPDKPSDDIDRELELFWSAVQAVKEDIQRVANRLASQLRPEEQALFDVYLRMLDESALPGEVVSKIQEGIWAQGALKQVIQQYIRHFELMDDLYLQERVVDIRDLGRRLLSHMQEGEQKHLEYPERTVLVSEELTPAMLGEVPKGQLVGLVSVKGSSNSHVAILARAMGVPTVMGLVDIPVNQLGGRELVVDGFEGQIFASPSADLRAFYQAICEEEDELFRGLEELRDKPCETLDGHRVPLLVNTGLMTDVVRSLSHGAEGIGLYRTEVPFMIKDRFPSEQEQREYYREQLEAFAPNPVTMRTLDIGGDKALTYFPIQEENPFLGWRGIRVTLDHPEIFLLQVRAMLKASEGLNNLQIMLPMISNVSEVEESLHLIYRVYHEVREEGYDVHMPKVGVMIEVPAAVYQIRELADRVDFVSVGSNDLTQYLLAVDRNNPRVAQLYHSYHPAVLQALVRIAQDTHAVGKPVGICGELAGDPGGALLLMAMGYDSLSMNAASLPKVKSVIRSVDREWAVQLLQDVLLLDSPHVIKSCVDLALRNAGFGRYLRPVKTPVCEPATL; the protein is encoded by the coding sequence ATGCTCGGCATCTTGCGAAGTATCGTACAAGAGGTAAACAGCGCCCGTGATCTGAACGAGGCACTCGATATCATTGTCTCGCGAGTGCAAAAAGCAATGGGAACCGAAGTCTGTTCGGTGTACCTGCTGGACCCCGCCTCAAACCGCTACATTCTAATGGCCACCGAAGGTCTGTACAAAGACGCGGTGGGCAATGTCAGTCTGGCCCATTCTGAGGGCCTTGTCGGACTTGTCGGCTCCCGTGAGGAGCCCATCAACCTCGAAGATGCGCCTTCCCACACGCGTTATCGCTACTTCCCGGAAACCGGTGAAGAGCGCTTTAGCTCATTTCTCGGTGTGCCCATCATTCACCATCGCGCGGTATTGGGCGTTCTGGTAGTGCAGCAGCGAGAAAACTCCCGATGCTTCGATGAGGGTGAAGAGGCCTTTCTGGTAACGATTTCGGCTCAATTGGCCGGGGTCATTGCCCACAGCGAAGCCACAGGTGCCATCAGCGGCCTGTCATTAACCGGTGAAGAAGCCCACGACGTGTGTTTTAACGGTGTGCCCGGCGCGCCCGGTGTCGCCATCGGCACAGGCACGGTGGTTTATCCTTCCGCCGACCTTGATGTTGTTCCGGATAAGCCCTCCGACGATATTGACCGCGAGCTGGAACTGTTCTGGAGCGCGGTTCAAGCGGTCAAAGAAGATATCCAACGGGTGGCCAACCGATTGGCTTCGCAGCTTCGTCCGGAAGAGCAGGCATTATTCGATGTCTATTTACGAATGCTGGATGAAAGCGCACTTCCCGGCGAAGTGGTCAGCAAAATTCAAGAAGGCATTTGGGCGCAAGGTGCCCTGAAACAGGTGATTCAGCAGTACATACGCCATTTCGAACTGATGGACGATTTGTACCTGCAGGAGCGGGTGGTGGATATCCGCGATCTGGGGCGCCGCTTGTTGTCGCACATGCAGGAAGGCGAACAGAAGCATCTGGAATACCCCGAGCGCACCGTATTGGTCAGCGAAGAACTGACCCCTGCGATGCTGGGCGAAGTGCCGAAAGGCCAGCTGGTAGGGTTAGTTTCGGTCAAAGGCTCTAGCAACTCCCACGTTGCTATTTTGGCCCGAGCGATGGGTGTACCAACCGTTATGGGGCTGGTGGATATACCCGTCAACCAGTTGGGCGGTCGTGAACTGGTGGTGGACGGCTTCGAAGGGCAAATCTTCGCTTCGCCTTCTGCCGACCTTCGCGCGTTCTATCAGGCGATTTGTGAAGAAGAAGATGAGCTGTTCCGCGGGCTGGAAGAGCTGCGGGATAAGCCCTGCGAAACCCTGGATGGCCACCGGGTGCCCTTGCTGGTGAATACCGGCCTGATGACCGATGTGGTGCGTTCATTGTCTCACGGCGCCGAAGGCATAGGCCTGTATCGCACCGAAGTGCCGTTCATGATTAAAGACCGCTTCCCGTCGGAACAAGAGCAGCGGGAATACTATCGCGAGCAGTTGGAAGCCTTCGCTCCGAATCCTGTCACCATGCGGACGCTGGACATTGGCGGTGACAAAGCGCTGACGTATTTCCCGATTCAGGAAGAAAACCCGTTCCTGGGTTGGCGTGGCATCCGGGTGACATTGGATCACCCTGAGATCTTTTTGTTGCAGGTCAGGGCTATGCTTAAAGCCAGTGAGGGCTTGAACAATCTGCAAATCATGCTGCCCATGATCAGCAACGTCTCCGAGGTGGAAGAATCGCTGCACCTGATCTATCGGGTTTATCACGAAGTCCGGGAAGAAGGGTACGATGTCCACATGCCCAAAGTGGGCGTGATGATCGAAGTGCCGGCCGCGGTGTATCAGATTCGTGAACTGGCTGATCGCGTGGATTTCGTGTCGGTAGGCTCCAACGACCTCACGCAGTATCTGCTGGCGGTCGATCGCAATAACCCGCGGGTTGCTCAGCTGTATCATTCATACCATCCGGCGGTTCTGCAGGCCTTGGTGCGCATTGCGCAAGACACCCATGCTGTGGGTAAGCCAGTCGGCATTTGTGGCGAGCTCGCGGGTGATCCGGGGGGAGCCTTGCTGCTAATGGCTATGGGGTACGACTCGTTATCGATGAACGCGGCCAGCCTGCCGAAAGTGAAATCGGTGATCCGAAGCGTGGATCGCGAATGGGCTGTTCAGTTGCTGCAAGACGTTCTGCTGCTGGATTCGCCCCACGTTATAAAAAGTTGTGTCGATCTGGCCCTTAGAAACGCGGGCTTCGGCCGATATCTTCGCCCTGTAAAAACGCCGGTGTGTGAGCCGGCCACGCTCTGA
- the gcvH gene encoding glycine cleavage system protein GcvH, whose translation MNNIPADLKYIDTHQWVRVEADGTATVGITDFAQEQLGDVVFIEVPEVGATVNGGEEAGVAESVKSASDVFSPVTGEVLEVNEKLEDEPEIVNDDPYGEGWMFKVKLADEGELDGLMDPDAYAEHVASEG comes from the coding sequence ATGAACAATATCCCTGCGGATCTTAAATATATCGATACGCACCAGTGGGTGCGGGTTGAGGCTGACGGCACCGCTACGGTTGGCATCACCGATTTTGCCCAGGAGCAGTTGGGTGATGTGGTTTTTATCGAAGTGCCGGAAGTGGGTGCAACGGTTAACGGCGGTGAGGAAGCGGGTGTTGCGGAGTCGGTAAAGTCGGCTTCGGATGTGTTTAGCCCGGTAACTGGTGAGGTTCTTGAGGTGAATGAGAAACTTGAGGATGAACCGGAAATCGTCAACGATGATCCTTATGGCGAAGGCTGGATGTTCAAGGTTAAGCTGGCGGATGAAGGCGAGCTGGACGGCCTGATGGATCCTGATGCTTACGCTGAGCACGTGGCTTCAGAAGGCTAG
- a CDS encoding RNA pyrophosphohydrolase: MIDSDGFRPNVGIILANHRGEVLWARRIGQDSWQFPQGGINPNESPEEALYRELEEEIGLSANDVEIITCTRGWLRYRLPRRMVRHNSHPVCVGQKQKWFLLRMLSPDAHVRVDGTDSPEFDGWQWVSYWYPLGQVISFKREVYRRALRELAPRLFHNMEQWQKGESNRRLKEHQK, encoded by the coding sequence GTGATCGACTCAGACGGTTTCAGACCCAACGTCGGAATCATTCTGGCCAACCACAGGGGCGAAGTGCTCTGGGCGAGGCGAATAGGGCAGGACTCCTGGCAATTTCCGCAAGGCGGTATTAATCCGAATGAGTCGCCTGAAGAGGCCTTGTACCGGGAGCTGGAAGAGGAAATTGGCCTGAGTGCCAATGATGTGGAGATCATCACATGTACACGAGGGTGGCTAAGGTACCGGCTGCCCAGAAGGATGGTACGCCACAACTCGCACCCTGTATGTGTGGGGCAAAAACAGAAATGGTTCCTGCTGCGGATGTTGTCACCAGATGCGCATGTTCGCGTAGATGGTACAGATTCACCTGAATTTGACGGTTGGCAGTGGGTTAGCTACTGGTACCCGTTGGGACAAGTGATTTCATTTAAACGAGAAGTGTACAGGCGCGCGCTGAGAGAACTGGCCCCCAGACTGTTTCATAATATGGAACAGTGGCAAAAAGGAGAGTCAAACCGGCGTTTGAAGGAACACCAAAAATGA
- a CDS encoding class I SAM-dependent rRNA methyltransferase, whose amino-acid sequence MDFPILYLRKGAERRLRAGHLWVYSNEVDIKRSPLTEFEAGVQAQLRASNDKPLGTVFVNPHALICGRLISREPAHGMTPKRLTDRMEAALSLRERLFAKPFYRWVFGDSDGLSGLVVDRFDDVVVVQISTAGMELMKDAIVRAVQRLAHPRVVVLKNDGKMRKVEGLSSYVEFAHGPETDVLRVEENGAQFEVPLAGGQKTGWFYDHRMNRQRLQAYAPGKRVLDVFSYVGGWGIQAACAGASQVTCVDASSSAVDSVHHNAKLNGLDNVDTLEGDAFDALKALADEKEKFDIVVLDPPALIPRRRDQKAGEQAYARLNQLGLRLLERDGLLVSASCSMHLSQEKLIDIIRGSGRKIDRFVQLLEQGHQAPDHPVVPGIPETDYIKSCFVRSLTGFL is encoded by the coding sequence ATGGATTTCCCGATTTTATATTTGCGCAAAGGCGCAGAACGCCGTCTCCGTGCTGGCCACTTGTGGGTTTACAGTAACGAGGTGGATATCAAACGCAGCCCGTTAACCGAGTTCGAAGCCGGCGTACAGGCGCAATTGCGGGCGTCGAACGATAAGCCATTGGGTACGGTGTTTGTGAACCCCCATGCGTTGATTTGTGGGCGTTTGATCAGTCGGGAACCAGCTCATGGTATGACCCCCAAACGCTTGACGGACCGGATGGAGGCGGCACTTTCGTTGCGGGAGCGGTTGTTTGCTAAGCCGTTTTATCGCTGGGTGTTTGGTGACAGCGATGGTTTATCTGGTTTGGTGGTGGATCGTTTTGATGACGTTGTGGTGGTGCAGATATCCACAGCGGGCATGGAGCTGATGAAAGACGCCATTGTGCGGGCGGTTCAGCGTTTGGCGCATCCTCGCGTGGTGGTGCTGAAGAACGATGGCAAGATGCGCAAGGTGGAAGGGCTTTCCAGCTACGTGGAATTTGCTCATGGCCCCGAGACAGACGTTTTGCGGGTTGAAGAAAACGGCGCGCAGTTTGAAGTGCCATTGGCAGGCGGGCAGAAGACGGGGTGGTTTTACGATCACCGGATGAACCGTCAGCGGCTGCAGGCCTATGCGCCGGGTAAGCGGGTGCTGGATGTGTTTAGTTACGTGGGCGGTTGGGGTATTCAGGCCGCGTGTGCCGGTGCTTCCCAGGTGACTTGTGTAGATGCTTCATCATCTGCGGTGGATTCGGTACATCACAATGCTAAGCTGAACGGGCTGGATAATGTGGACACCCTTGAAGGCGATGCTTTTGATGCGTTGAAAGCGCTGGCGGACGAGAAAGAGAAGTTCGACATCGTGGTGCTGGACCCACCCGCGTTGATCCCGCGTCGTCGTGATCAGAAAGCCGGTGAGCAGGCTTATGCCCGGTTGAATCAGCTGGGTTTGCGGTTGCTTGAGCGGGATGGGCTGCTGGTGTCTGCGTCTTGTTCCATGCATTTGTCGCAGGAAAAGCTAATCGACATCATCCGCGGTAGCGGGCGCAAGATTGATCGTTTTGTGCAGTTGCTCGAGCAGGGGCATCAGGCACCGGATCATCCGGTTGTGCCGGGGATTCCTGAGACCGATTACATCAAATCTTGCTTCGTGCGCTCGCTGACCGGTTTTCTGTAA
- the argS gene encoding arginine--tRNA ligase, with protein MKETVSELLQSALATLQSEGTLPTGHTFTPQVGNTKDKSHGDYACNIALVASKAAGCPPRKLAEALIAALPKSDAVAKVEIAGPGFINFFMSTASAFGIVNTILDEAEQFGRNNNGKGEKVQVEFVSANPTGPLHVGHGRGAAIGDCLCRLLEANGYDVTREFYYNDAGAQINNLALSVQSRVKGLTPDHESWPEDGYRGDYIVDVANAYLAGETVIADDREVTAKADPDDQAAIREFAVAYLRREQDLDLKAFGVQFDVYFLESSLYDDGKVDATVERLKANGYTYEHEGAMWLKTTEFGDDKDRVMRKKDGGYTYFLPDVAYHLDKWQRGFTTVINEQGADHHSTVTRVRAGLQALKADIPQGWPDYVLHQMVMVTRSGQEVKISKRAGSYVTVRDLIDEVGRDATRFFLAARRVDSQLTFDIDLARSQTNENPVYYIQYAHARICSVLRKLEADGVQRGRTECVGDLSLLTLDEEKELANQLAKYPELITNSAAQREPHHLTHYLRDLAGQFHTYYNAHKVLIEDTALRDARVSLYLAVRQVIENGLGLLGVSAPEEM; from the coding sequence AATCCCACGGGGATTACGCCTGCAATATTGCCTTGGTGGCTTCAAAAGCCGCTGGTTGTCCTCCGCGAAAGCTGGCTGAAGCGCTGATCGCCGCGTTGCCGAAGAGCGATGCTGTTGCGAAGGTCGAGATTGCCGGGCCCGGGTTTATTAACTTTTTCATGAGCACCGCCAGTGCGTTCGGGATTGTGAACACGATTCTGGATGAAGCGGAGCAGTTTGGCCGTAATAACAATGGCAAGGGCGAAAAGGTTCAGGTGGAATTTGTTTCTGCTAACCCGACTGGCCCGCTGCATGTGGGGCATGGCCGTGGCGCCGCCATTGGCGACTGCCTTTGCCGCTTGCTGGAAGCCAACGGTTACGATGTTACCCGTGAGTTTTATTACAACGATGCGGGTGCCCAAATTAACAATCTGGCACTGTCGGTTCAGTCCCGGGTGAAGGGCCTGACACCAGATCACGAAAGCTGGCCGGAAGACGGTTACCGTGGCGATTACATCGTTGATGTGGCCAACGCCTACCTAGCCGGTGAAACCGTGATCGCGGACGACCGGGAAGTCACGGCTAAGGCTGACCCCGATGACCAAGCTGCGATTCGTGAATTTGCCGTTGCCTACCTGCGCAGGGAACAGGATCTCGATCTGAAAGCCTTTGGCGTTCAGTTTGATGTGTACTTCCTGGAATCCTCCTTGTACGACGACGGCAAAGTAGACGCCACCGTTGAGCGCCTGAAAGCCAATGGCTACACCTATGAGCACGAAGGCGCCATGTGGCTGAAAACCACCGAATTCGGCGACGACAAAGACCGCGTGATGCGCAAGAAAGACGGTGGCTACACCTACTTCCTGCCCGACGTGGCCTACCACCTCGATAAGTGGCAGCGTGGTTTTACCACCGTGATCAACGAGCAAGGTGCAGATCATCACTCCACCGTGACGCGGGTTCGCGCTGGTTTGCAGGCACTGAAAGCCGACATTCCTCAGGGCTGGCCGGATTACGTACTGCACCAGATGGTGATGGTCACCCGTTCCGGGCAGGAAGTAAAAATCTCCAAGCGTGCCGGTAGCTACGTCACCGTGCGGGATTTGATCGACGAAGTGGGCCGCGATGCTACTCGTTTCTTTCTGGCTGCTCGCCGGGTGGACTCCCAGTTGACCTTCGATATCGATCTGGCCCGCTCTCAGACCAATGAAAACCCGGTGTATTACATCCAGTATGCCCATGCGCGGATTTGCAGCGTATTGCGCAAGCTGGAAGCCGACGGGGTTCAGCGCGGCCGCACCGAATGTGTGGGCGATCTGAGCCTGCTAACACTGGACGAAGAAAAGGAACTGGCGAACCAGCTGGCCAAGTATCCGGAATTGATTACCAACTCCGCCGCTCAGCGTGAACCGCACCACCTGACACACTACCTGCGTGATCTGGCTGGACAGTTCCATACTTACTACAACGCTCATAAAGTGCTGATTGAAGACACCGCGCTTCGCGATGCACGGGTGAGCTTGTACTTGGCGGTACGCCAAGTCATCGAGAACGGCTTAGGCCTGCTGGGCGTAAGCGCCCCAGAGGAGATGTAA